In Gadus chalcogrammus isolate NIFS_2021 chromosome 23, NIFS_Gcha_1.0, whole genome shotgun sequence, a genomic segment contains:
- the mettl4 gene encoding N(6)-adenine-specific methyltransferase METTL4, giving the protein MSVVVQNKNGWVLDPCSLIDRGLSRCVRWRGGQNQEIKCCFRRQCFDALKRPYGANNSGNVNTDIDAKDSSLVKHSRKRKRKHVDLNQGEIDALAYHEKVRAFILEGTKCLVEAVRPLGYLDDSSRDGEEVEPVPVPDCNLAALCDMAKRLPLADEQDKDDDDYEVDVPVQFLPAEGVCSTSHLDLFSKITESNADSAMAVTLMGADYIIPPRTSFLLSDFTRIQPLVHYGKKFDLIVVDPPWENKSVQRSGRYSSLPSTQLKQLPVPLLAAPGCLVVTWVTNKPSLLRFVRDQLYPHWGVQVVAEWFWVKVTTAGEYVFPLDSPHKKPYEVLLLGRCTPPSSSPPPSSSPPPSPRRTQPPSHAASTPHPTPPSPPLPDPPPSSDLDPPSDPRSPDPQRSNSRPQEKIEELPVDNGRLLVSVPSVFHSQKPSLSEVLRPYMGPRARRLELFARSLQPGWTSWGNEVLKFQHAAYHHLSSASGPADASCGEKT; this is encoded by the exons ATGTCTGTCGTAGTCCAGAACAAGAACGGGTGGGTTCTGGATCCTTGTTCCCTGATCGACCGAGGTCTATCCCGGTGTGTTcggtggagaggaggacagaaccAGGAGATTAAGTGTTGCTTTAGACGGCAATGCTTCGACGCCTTAAAACGACCATACGGTGCAAATAACTCAGGGAATGTAAATACGGATATCGACGCAAAGGATAGTTCACTAGTAAAACATTCAAGG AAAAGGAAGAGGAAACATGTTGATTTGAACCAAGGAGAGATCGATGCCCTTGCCTACCATGAAAAG GTCAGGGCTTTCATTCTGGAAGGGACCAAATGTTTAGTGGAGGCTGTGAGGCCACTTGGGTACCTGGATGACTCGTCGAGGGACGGCGAGGAAGTGGAACCTGTCCCCGTCCCGGACTGTAACCTGGCGGCGCTCTGCGACATGGCTAAACGGCTCCCTCTAGCGGACGAACAGGATAAAGACGATGATGACTACGAGGTAGATGTCCCAGTCCAATTCCTCCCCGCAGAAGGTGTCTGTAGCACGTCACACCTCGACCTGTTCTCAAAGATAACGGAGAGTAACGCTGACTCGGCTATGGCGGTGACCTTAATGGGAGCCGATTACATCATACCACCACGTACAAGCTTCCTGCTGTCGGACTTCACCAGAATACAGCCTCTCGTTCACT ATGGGAAGAAGTTTGACCTGATCGTTGTGGACCCGCCGTGGGAGAACAAGTCTGTGCAAAGAAGTGGAag GTATAGTAGCCTCCCCTCCACACAGCTGAAACAACTTCCTGTTCCTCTGCTTGCCGCCCCCGGCTGCTTGGTGGTTACCTGGGTTACCAACAAACCCAGCCTCCTGCGCTTCGTGCGTGATCAGCTGTACCCCCACTGGGGGGTCCAGGTCGTGGCGGAATGGTTCTGGGTCAAG GTGACCACAGCAGGAGAGTACGTTTTCCCGCTGGACTCTCCTCACAAGAAGCCCTACGAGGTTCTCCTCCTTGGACGTTGCACACCTCCCtcatcctcacctcctccctcatcctcacctcctccctcaccccgcCGCACGCAGCCACCCTCCCATGCTGCCTCAACCCCACATCCtaccccaccctcacctccactcCCAGATCCTCCTCCGTCCTCTGATCTCGATCCTCCGTCAGATCCACGTTCCCCGGACCCCCAACGCAG CAACAGCAGACCTCAAGAGAAGATTGAAGAGCTTCCTGTGGACAATGGTCGCCTCCTCGTGAGTGTCCCGTCGGTGTTCCACTCCCAgaagccctctctctctg AGGTACTGAGGCCCTATATGGGGCCCAGGGCCCGTCGTCTGGAGCTGTTTGCCAGGAGCCTGCAGCCGGGCTGGACCAGCTGGGGCAACGAGGTCCTCAAGTTCCAGCACGCAGCGTACCACCACCTGAGCTCCGCTAGCGGCCCCGCGGACGCTTCCTGTGGCGAGAAGACGTGA